CACTTTCGCCGTGTCACGAGTCGGTGGTTGGACGGCTCATTGCCTTGAGCAGGCAGCAGATAACAAGATAATTCGCCCTGTGTCTATCTACGTTGGTGACCATGACCGGTCTTGGACCCCAGCAGATAACCGCTAGCCAACATCATACCGTTTAATAGGCAAATGATCGTCAACGAATCGTCTGACTGATACATACATCGTTAGAATTGAACTCCATAGCCATCTCCGTAAGCAGCGTACCCTCGGTGAGGCACTTAGTTCTCTGGACGGCCCGTTCGACAAACTCATTGATAGTTACCCAGAGTGGCATGCTGCCCCTACCTGTTCCATGGAGTGCTCAAACTATTCCTCTATCTGGAAGTGACGGGCCAGAGCTATCGAATCTCAACGTAAACGATCTCATCCTGAAGCGGATCTCTCCAATGAAAACGAAGTCTGTTCTGAATCTGGGCCATCCTCCGAGACTGTGTGGGGCTTCTAAAGGCAGATTGTATATTGCAGAATAGAATTTATCGCCATTTCCACTGATGTATCCGTCGATAATTGGTGTTCACACAGACCGTGAGAGTCTGTTAGAACCCAAAATATATACGCAATCTGTCTGAATAGGCGTAACATCCGAAAATGCCCGTCTTAGAACGTAGCTCCGCGCAGCGAGGCTGCTACCCCCGAAAACTGGTTGGCCGACGCCGAAGAGAGGAGGAGCGCGACCGTGAGTGAGTCCCTCGGCGCATCCAAACACGAGTTGGAAGATATCGACGACATCCAGTGGACGCTTCTCGATCTCGACGAACTCGTCGACGCTTACTGGGCAGTCGTCGCCCCGTTGCTGGAGGCAGACGGGCAGAATCCACGGCGAGAGAAGCCGACACACCAGTGGCTTCGATCACAGGGGCTCCGACCGCTGCTGTACGCGCTTCGTGAGTATCACGACAAGACGTTTGCGCAGTTTTGGACCGAGACCCTGAACCTTGAAGCAGCTGACACCGTCTACGAGTGGGCGACCGACGACGAACGCACGCTCGAAGCCGTCGAGTCATTTCTCTCGTCGCGTCGAGAGCGCAAAGGACTCGCCGAATCGTCGATCGAGACGCTTCGTTACCGACTGAACCGATATATCGAGGCGTATCGAACCGTAAACGAGACGGACGATCTGGTGACACCAATCGCCCGCGAGAGCGACGTTCCCGCGTACAAAGCCGTGGACGCTTGCTGGGCGGCGTTCGACCGACTCCACGCCGAACTCGACAGTCCACAGACCAAACGTCGGATTCACCTCGCCGTCTCGAACTGGTACGCACACCTCATCCGCCGAAAGTGGGCGAGCGTAAACCCGGCGGACGGACTCGACGACGAGTTCGACTGGTCTCGGTCGGACAACGGCGAAGCGTCGGATACGCCGTGTCTGTCGAGCACGCACGTGAAAGCGCTCTACCAGGCTGCCGGCGACCACGAAGAACGCTTGCTCGTGCTCGCACTCTGTGCGTGGGGACTCCGACCGAACGAAGTCGCACGACTGCACATCGATCAGTTCGTCGTTGACGTTCCCGACGGCGACGTCCCGTATATCGATTTCCGAGAGCGAAAGAACGGACCCGGTGAGGTGTCGTTGTTGTACGGACGGACGGAACTCGACCGTCGTCTCGCGGCCAGAGCCGACAGCGAAGACTGGAGCGGCTATCTGTTTCCGTCCCCGCACGCGTCTCGCAAGCACATCTCTCGGTGGACGGTCTGGAACCGATTTACCGAGTTGGCCGAACGTGCAGAGTTGCCCGACGAGATCGACGGCGTCTCACCCGTCCCGAAGATGGGTCGTCGATTCTGGTACGACGCCTACTCCGCGTCGCTCGACGTGGTGCTCGGGAGCCTCGACGAGATCGCCGCCGAGCAAGGGAGTTCGAGCGCCGAAGTCGTCCTTCAGAACTATCTCTCGGACTCCCGAGCGCGTCACCTTCGACGTGAGTACATGCGCGAACAGTTAGCCGAAGCGTTCGAAACTAATGAAGTTTGACCGATGTCCGATGAAG
The sequence above is drawn from the Haloprofundus salinisoli genome and encodes:
- a CDS encoding tyrosine-type recombinase/integrase, translated to MSESLGASKHELEDIDDIQWTLLDLDELVDAYWAVVAPLLEADGQNPRREKPTHQWLRSQGLRPLLYALREYHDKTFAQFWTETLNLEAADTVYEWATDDERTLEAVESFLSSRRERKGLAESSIETLRYRLNRYIEAYRTVNETDDLVTPIARESDVPAYKAVDACWAAFDRLHAELDSPQTKRRIHLAVSNWYAHLIRRKWASVNPADGLDDEFDWSRSDNGEASDTPCLSSTHVKALYQAAGDHEERLLVLALCAWGLRPNEVARLHIDQFVVDVPDGDVPYIDFRERKNGPGEVSLLYGRTELDRRLAARADSEDWSGYLFPSPHASRKHISRWTVWNRFTELAERAELPDEIDGVSPVPKMGRRFWYDAYSASLDVVLGSLDEIAAEQGSSSAEVVLQNYLSDSRARHLRREYMREQLAEAFETNEV